One Leptolyngbya ohadii IS1 genomic window carries:
- the gloA2 gene encoding SMU1112c/YaeR family gloxylase I-like metalloprotein has product MRTKGFHHVAIICSNYDRSKQFYTEILGFPIIQETYRAARNSYKLDLKVGEGDAIELFSFPDPPDRPGRPEACGLRHLSFAVEDLDQAVAELQSKGVEVEPIRVDELTGKRFTFFQDPDQLPLEIYEA; this is encoded by the coding sequence ATGCGAACGAAAGGCTTCCACCACGTTGCGATTATCTGTTCTAATTACGATCGCTCCAAGCAGTTCTACACTGAGATTTTGGGCTTTCCGATTATTCAGGAAACCTATCGGGCTGCCCGCAATTCCTACAAGCTGGATCTGAAAGTGGGCGAAGGAGATGCGATCGAGCTATTTTCCTTTCCCGACCCGCCCGATCGTCCCGGCCGTCCTGAGGCTTGCGGGTTGCGCCATCTGTCCTTTGCGGTTGAGGATCTGGATCAAGCCGTGGCGGAGTTGCAGTCAAAAGGCGTAGAAGTTGAGCCGATTCGCGTCGATGAGCTGACCGGAAAACGATTTACCTTCTTCCAAGACCCGGATCAGCTGCCGCTCGAAATCTATGAGGCTTAG
- a CDS encoding anti-sigma factor, with the protein MTSSPRPDNWQELLAGYALGDLSPEEAETLKQLLDTHPDLHQEMAQLQEVLALMPYGLPPEEPPSHLREAILQQARSEPKISYRRSPQFWWGLGGAVAALVIGALALDNYRLRQENTAAQALIATLKQPNLQLFSLQGTGEATQASGSLVVNQGQQVVIVLVQNLPQLPADRVYRLWAIEPGQAQPIFYGEFNSGTANQTNTSWQAPAVLSKPPEKMLITVEKASDPPIPAGDLVMQSSL; encoded by the coding sequence ATGACTTCATCTCCGCGTCCCGACAATTGGCAAGAACTTCTGGCAGGCTATGCCCTTGGCGACCTCAGCCCTGAGGAGGCGGAGACGCTGAAGCAACTGCTGGACACCCATCCTGATCTGCATCAGGAAATGGCTCAGCTTCAAGAGGTACTGGCACTCATGCCCTACGGACTTCCCCCAGAGGAACCGCCATCCCATCTGCGCGAGGCAATTTTGCAGCAGGCGCGATCGGAACCGAAGATTAGTTACCGTCGATCGCCCCAGTTCTGGTGGGGGTTGGGGGGAGCGGTTGCCGCTCTGGTCATCGGCGCACTGGCACTGGATAACTATCGTTTGCGTCAGGAAAATACAGCGGCTCAAGCATTGATTGCCACGCTCAAACAGCCCAATTTACAGCTCTTTAGCCTTCAGGGAACGGGAGAGGCAACCCAGGCTTCCGGGAGTCTGGTGGTAAATCAGGGACAGCAGGTGGTAATCGTTCTGGTTCAAAATCTGCCCCAATTGCCTGCGGATCGGGTCTATCGGCTTTGGGCGATCGAGCCAGGGCAAGCTCAGCCTATTTTCTACGGAGAGTTTAATAGCGGCACAGCAAACCAGACGAATACCAGCTGGCAGGCTCCCGCTGTACTGAGTAAACCGCCTGAGAAAATGCTGATCACGGTTGAGAAAGCGTCCGACCCGCCAATTCCGGCAGGGGATCTGGTGATGCAGAGCAGCCTGTAA